A window of Sorex araneus isolate mSorAra2 chromosome 3, mSorAra2.pri, whole genome shotgun sequence genomic DNA:
tatgagatgctgggaactgaacctgggtcggccgtgtacaaggcaaacgccctacctgctgttctaacACTCCAGGCCTcaatgtgtttttttcattttaaatatgacctcaaacaaaataaatgtctcCATGATTCAATATGGGATAGGTAAAAGAGCAAAATTATTCAGTATATGAATATAGTTAATGTTCACAACCAGTTTTATGCAACAATACTCTAAAATACACAAATCTGGAAGCCTTGTCACAGCATGACTATGATGAAAAATAGTCCAATATTCCACATATCTGCCAGAGTTTGTGCAAACCCTACTCTGATGAGAAGAATAGGTTACAATTCACTGGTGTTGCAATTCACTGCAATTCATTGGCATTTCTATAGGCGTCTGCTTCTGTCCTATTGTTtggaatatttctttatttttggtcatttttaatgCAAAAGTGAAGGTTTGAGAGAGTACAGGAGAGTACAGGGGCtaaaatgcttgctttgtatgtgatttgatcccctcactatatatatatatatgtatatgtatatatatatatatatatatatatatatatatatatatggctggagcgatagcaccacgggtagggcgtttgcctttcatgtggccaaccctggttccagtcctctgcccctctcggacatctcggcaagctaccaaaagtatctcacccacatagaagagcctggtaagctacccatggcatatttgatacgccaaaaaacagtaacagaaagtctcacaatggacagttactgactggtgcccgctcaagcaaatcgatgagcaacaggatgacaatgatagtgacagaTATAATTTACTGAGCACTGGCAGagatgatccctgaatacagagccaggaataagctggaATAACACTGTGGCTCTGACCTAAACTCAcatcctcccaacccccaccataaaagagagagagagagagagagagagagagagagcgagagagagagagagagagagagagagagagagagagagagagagagagagagagagagagagagagagagaaaagaccagttCCATCTTTGAGAACAACCCAGGGAAATGAGTATGTTTAATATCCCCATTTTATAGGGAAGTCCAGAGATGCAGAGAGCGTGGGAGGCTGCAGTGGGCCCATGGCTGAGACTCCAGCCCAGCTGGCTCTTCACACATCCCACCCCCTTCTCCCTAAACAGATTCTCAACAGCAGTGATCTTTTGGAAGCCTCAGCTTTCATAGATCACTTTGAAATAAGGCATGTAGGAAATGCAGTTTCCTTTACCACTTCACCCAGGAAGGGAGCTCACGTTTCTGGGTCCAGGTGAAGTGCCATCAGGCACCCTGTCTTGTGTGACTACAGACTTGGCCTCTGTGCCAATGCctcatcctttcttccttgctaTGGGGACAGCTTGGATAAATGACTCCAAGCAGAGAAGAGGACTTGAGATTGCAGCTAttccccacatggttccctgatgACAGCACAAAGTATTATTAGCAGGGACCCAGGACACAGCAAGCCTCTCTTGCACAAGAAGCTAGTTTTTGATGTTATTGTTTCTAATGTTTTGGCATTTTCTCTGTGGGTCGGGGAATGTGTAGGGctccttctcttttcctgttTGGGCTCTGATTTTTCCTTGGCCGAGGCGGGGCAAAGGCAGGACAGTGAACATTCTAGCTCTGGAGAGTTCTGGCTCACCCAGCGAAAGTGAAAGTATAATAGCTTCAGAATTTCTCACAGATCCCTTGTTCACAGAGTCGCTACTTTAGAGTTGGTCCCTAGAAGAGGGTGGGGTATTCCCAGAACTCCTGGCCTCCCTTGTTTTCTCTTGGCTGTGGCAGAGCTGGTGGCTGCAGGAGAAGGTAGGTGAACTTGTAGCCTCCCTTGTCCAGTTCCCTGCTTTCTCCAGGCTGGATGGTTGGGTTTGTTGACCccatccccagctgtgctcaaatcTGCAGTTCCACTTCAGTACCAAGGCCCAGAAGGATAGGCTATTTGGGTgcgacagtgctcaggatgcccGGGACACTTCCTCCAGGGTggcacccagggctgctctggggggaccatgtgatgccaggaattaaaccctggtcagatACATGACTAGCATGCACGAACAATTGTACTATCCTTCGTACCTCTCTTATTTTCACTGCAAGTTCCAGGGCAGGGATTTGGGTGCTGTTGAACGTTCACTCAGCTGGAGATTCCTACAAGCATGGCAGTTAGGGCATCTTGTAAGATGGAAGAGGAACCCCGCCATGGCCTAgtcatctctctgtcccccttcctattttcacctgcaaaataaatgcttctctttctctttccctccctctctccctctctctctttagcAGGTCCTCGCCCACAGCATTCAAGATCACTctaaggcttgggggaccatatgtagttccagaGATAAAATTCAGGGCTGCCACAGGCAGAACAAGTGCCTGACCTGGAACTCAGACCCCTCCTTTCTCGGTCTCTGTCGGGAGATGACgcttcaagcaccaccagcccTGTTGGGTGAAGCCCCTAAATCCTTCTAGAGAGAAAGACCAGGGTCTGCCCCGCCCGCTTCCATTACAGTCACTCCTTGAGGGTTCCACCTGTTTCTCCAGAGCTCCAGTGTCCCACCGCGCCCACACAGTCTCCCTCTTGGGGTCCCTCTTTTCCTGGGCTTCTGCACggctcctcctgctcccctcaaGTGGCGGAGCCTTGCAGTGGCTTTCTGGGAGTTCCCAAGAAGCTACTGAACAGCCACTTCACTGGGGATTTTTTCCAGCTGAGTGAGATTCGAAGCTTGAAATGTGGTTGCAAGTCTGGGccattttgtggttttatttttattttttattttcgaTGATATAAGATCAGCAGCTGCCTGGTACTTTAAGTTCAACTCATAGATGGCTGGCTGCCTGCTAGGTTGTACGTGTGGGGGTATCACCCCAGTGAGGCATGCAGAGGAGGGCCCTGATGTGGGCTTGCAATCAGGGAGCTGGAGACCCCACCCGGGGCCCTTGTCCGCTGGAGGCCAGCCCAGTGAGGGGCCCAACAGTCCCGCTGCTCTGTGCTCCTAGCTGATGCCGATGTGATCCTGGCACTCGATGGCCGCCCACGTCTAATGCCAGCCTCTCCCTCAGCCCCTGCCGCCCTCTGCTGTGTCTCACCATGAGCCTTTTGGTCAGctcagttttatttgtttattttttaatgaatcagcaggctggagcgatagcaccaggctggagcaacagcacagcgggtagggcgttagccttgcattcctctgcccctctcggagagcccagcaggctaccgagagtatcttgcctgcaaggtAGAGCCTGGTTAGCGgcctgtggcctattcaatatgccataaacagtaacaacaggtttcacaatggagatgttactggtgcctgctcgagcaaatcgatgagcaatgggatgatagtgacagtgacagtgacagtgacaaggaaTCACCATATGATAgagttacagacctacaaactttcatgattatgtttcagtcatacataatTGAGTATCTGTCCCCCCACCactgcccgttctccaccaccaatgttcccaatatccctcccaccatcccatcccttcccacccccggactctgtgtcaggcacattctctttccctttctccttttgggtgttgtggtttgcaatgcaggtagtaagtggccatcatgtttggtctatagcctcctttcagcacacatctcccatcctgagatgccctccaagcatcattcacttagtggtcagCTCAGTTTTTACCCAGTGCACAGAAGAAAAAACACAGACAGAAAAAAAGTTCCTTTTGCTGGTGCAGATTTGAGGGGTGTGGCTGTAAGAAATGGCATTTCTTGGGGACTGAAGAGGTCAGACAGGGGTTAGCGCATGTCTGGCATGTGGCCATTTCTACTAAGATTCCTGGCATCAGAAGTCATCCTCCGAACATCCTGGCTACagatccctccccccgcccaagtGCCTAATGTGCCCGCAGCATCCtaggacccttgcattgaactgtggCTCATTTGAGAAGTGCTGCTGCAACCTGGGCCCTTCTGAGTGCCCCAtagagccccctgcccccagagcacTTCTGGTGGTATGGGGAAGCATTGGGCAGACACCACTATGGGCTGAGGTCGGGGTGCTGAACCAAGACGTTCCTATGTCCCCAGTTGCTTCTGGTGCTCATCTGCTGTTCCACGTAACCTGACTCACCATGAATTGTCCCTGTGGCCTCCTCACCCTGAAGCAGGAACCAGGTAAGCCTGACCCCTGCTTCTCACTGGCCCCTGTGACAAGGGGCCTTTCATGACATCAGCTGCGCCCCATCTCTCCCCAGTACCACTGAAGAGCATCGCTGTGAGCGTGTCCATCCTGGAGTTTGTGGCCGATGTGGCCGCCACGCTGAACTATGAGAATGAGGAGACAGTTCCGGTGGAGGCCTTCTTCGTGTTCCCCATGGACGAGAAATCCGCCGTCTATTCCTTTGAGGCCCTGGTGGATGGAAGGACAATCGTGGCAGAGCTGCGCGACAAGGagaaggtgctgggaatcagTGCACCTGTCCCCTCTCTTGCCCCCTCGAGGAACATTCTAGTGGGGCTCAAACAAACACCGCTGCCTGGGTCATGCTGGGGGCACGCGCTCCTCCCACAGAGCTCCTTCTAACTGCTGCGAGGTGCTCAGCATGGCTGTTGAGGGGGAGGGAGTGGTGCTTGCCTGTGATGCTCCCTGTCCTCCCCTGACCCACAGGCCCACAGCGAGTATGAGGACGCCCTGAGCCAGGGTCACCAGGCCTTCCTCCTGGAAGAGGATGCGCTCTCGGGGGATATTTTCTGCTGCAGCGTGGGCAACCTGCCCCCGGGCTCACGCGCAGCCCTCACGCTCAAGTACGTGCGGGAGCTGGCCTTGGAGGCCGATGGGGCCCTGCGCTACGTGCTCCCGGCTGTCCTGAACCCACGCTACCAGCTGTCAGGTGAGGGGCCTGCTCCAGGTGGTGGGGGTGCCATGGACGCGGGGAGGGTTGACGGGACCATGGCCACTGTTGGCAGGCTCGCCGGACAACAGCCTTCTCAGCATGCAGTGCCCCAAAGCCCCCGAGGGGTCTCCGCCCTACACGCTCAGCCTGGCTGCCTCCATCCGCTCCCAGCACACCATCGACAGGATCCAGTCTAACTGCTCTTTAAGTGCCACCAAGTACCTTGGGAATGACAGGACTTCTGCTGAGGTAGGTCGGGGTGGGCTCGCTTGTGGCCAGCGCTGGATTTTGCCAGTCCTGGGTCCTGACCCAGACCCTCGGACTTTTCTAgatgtttcctatttttttttgttgttgttgttgttttgttttttgggtcacacccagtgatgctcaggggttactgactctgccctcagaaatcactcctggcagtgcttaggggaccctatgggatgctggggactgaactcatgtTATCCATGGGCCACCTCCCTAGAAGTTTCTTCCAACCCCTTATTAACAAGGGGAAGAAGCTCCTTGTCCTCAGCACCCACCACTGCCCTAAGTGATCAGAGAGGGTCCTATGTGACCTTTGTTCCTCTCCCGCCTCAGGTTTCCCTGGCTGATGGTCACAAGTTTGACCGAGATGTGGAACTACTGGTTTACTACAGGGAGGTGCATACCCCCAGTGTGACTGTGGAGATGGGAGATCCCACCGCCAAACCTGGTATTTCCTTCCTTTGGGGAACTCTCTCCCCTGTAACCAATCATACCTCTTACGTTACAATCATACCCAGCATATTTTATATGTGATAAAGCTATTTACAAACATGTGACAAAGATCAATTTtgacaaacaaaaaggaatgtgTGACATTGTCACAGAATTATCCGAGGTTCGCTCCTTTGCCCTGTGGGGCATTGTCACGCTAGTGATCTGCTTGATGTAAACATAACTTGTTTATATGTGTCAAAATAATGacttgtttgcattttctttggagaatcttacatataaaacaaaatctaaGTAAAATATGCACTGAggattttttttgccattttatttatttttatttttatttttttaaattttatattgagtcaccatgtgcaaagttacaaagttttcaggtttaaagctcagttatacaatgctcgaatacccatcccttcaccagtgctcatattccaccaccaagaatcccagtatagctccaccccgccccctcacaccccaaacccccccacacccctagcccccccaccctaagcccccccacccgcctgtgtaactaataaatttcactttactttcactttgattttttttgccattttaatatCAAAGATTAATGAGCAACCAAACTCTCACAGCATTCATATTGACTCATAATCTTTTATCAATGATGAATCAATACGActcataatttttaatgataCTGCCACTAAATTAAGGTACATTGACAAACTAAATTAAATGAGGGAGGGGGCTTTCAAAGAAAGTTAAGAGAAAAATTTGTACaattttttgaattaattttattaaaaccattgttatttacaaggttgttcatcaTATAGTTGTTTAGTGTTCCAACCCCAACAGTAtggcatccctccaccaatatccctagtttccctcccaatttCAACCTGCTCCTATAGCACATAAcagatttactttatattacttatcCCAACAAAACTGAAGAATTGACAAATTAAATGATTAGAAAAATAAGTCAGTAAGGGCCATTTGGTGATTACTATGTGATTTTGATCTATATACATAAGTTAAAacaatttaatacaatataaagaAATGTCAATTCTCACATATAGACATTTTCAACTTTGGAaactaaagtatattacattaagttttattttgtacttggatctcacTATGgcaataatcatgtctcacctgtcattaataacacttttaaaTCAATTCTGTTCATATAGTTTTGAGTTAACAAGGAACAGGTAAGGCCTATATATGTAAATTCTCTCCCTTACACTGTGTAAACACTGGTTTACTAAAttgtttgtgatgattgattAAAGGCATTCTGTATAAATTGGACAAATTTAAGTTCAAGTATATTCAACTATATCAACTGTAAATTCCAACTTCTTTTTCTTGTGTAATGTGTTTTCCTCATTTTCTCAGCTGCTAGGAAAGTTACCTGTACTTATGATGCTTTTGTTCTGCACGTGCCCATTGTCCTGTCCTTGTGTCTTTCCTTTTTGTCTGTTCCTCTTTTCTGCCTCCTATTTCTATCAATCTTCTCAAACCACCTGTCCACAGATAGAACATATGCTCAGGCGGTGTTTTCAGATGCGTTTCTTAGCTCTCTGTGGAACAAATGACAATTTACTCTGGGTGGCCTTCAGGGGTCTTGAGTTCCTTTGTGTCTTATGGTGCCCCTCTGCTTTCCTGTAGATTCTCTGATGGGAGCTCCATCTGCAATGGTGAGTTTCTACCCAGATATCCCAGAGACTCAGACCTCAAAAGCCTGTGGAGAATTTGTCTTCCTCATGGACCGTTCAGGGAGCATGGATTGCCGTATGAATAAGGATTCACCTCAGACACGCATTGAGGCAGCCAAGgtaaagcaatttctttcttcttcacatGCTCAAGGAAGAATAAATCTCAGGGGCCAGATTGGGGTCTGTGGCCTCCCCACTGGCTACAGCATATACAACCACTCTGAAGCTTTGTATCACAGTCTGGTCACCAGAGGTGGTGAAGGCTGGCCCTCAGGAATGGCATTTTGAGCAGCAGACATTTCTGAAAAGACCTCGCTCTACCTGTTGCCCCCATGTTCTCTTCCTTTAGGAAACACTGATCTTGCTGCTAAAGAGTTTGCCCTTGGGGTGTTACTTCAATATCCATGGATTTGGATCTTCCTATGAGGCATTCTTTCAGTAAGCCACAACATGTCTGCAAAAGAGACTTTGaagggacctggagagatagtacagtggggaaggcgcttgccttgtatgtggcgaGCCAGCCAGGAATAAGTGAAGAGAGCAGGGTAgaagtggcccaaaagcaaagagagagagagagagagagagagagagagagagagagagagagagagagagagagagagagagagagagagagagagagagagagagagagagagagagaaagagagagagagagagagagagaggagagagagaggagaggattgATTGTCAGGGCCTACTCCAGAACTGGCTGGGATTTCAGGAACAGGTGTTCAGGGGCAGGCATCTGAAGTCAGGGACAGACTGATCTGACAGGTGTTTTCCTCAGGAACAGTGTAGAGTACACACAAGAGACCATGAAAGAAGCCCTGAAGAGAGTGGAGCTTTTGAAAGCCGACCTGGGGGGCACGGAGATCCTGAGCCCACTCGAGATTATTTACCGAGCCCCTTCTGTCCCAGGCCACCCTCTCCAGGTAAAGGGTGGAGAAGTACACAGTTGATACCCCCATCCCTGAACTTCCTTAGCACCAGAAGACTGATGagcctttgtctttttttctcccctacaGCTTTTTGTCTTCAcagatggagaagttactgacaCATCCAGGGTCATTGAGGAAGTCAGAAAAAACAGCTCAAAGCACAGGTAAGAAGAGAAGGTGGCTTCTCCGTAAGACCAGCCACAAACACACGACCCAGTCACCACCCCATGCTCCCCTGAATTCACTAGGGAACCAGTAAACgatacaactgaaaaaaaaaaacaaaaacaagaaacccTAAAAATgctgatgaaaataaaatgtaccgTAAAGTCACAGCAGTCAGAAGTCTCAGCTGCATGAGTGGTCAGCCCTCCCTCAGCTCCTAGCAGGTGTGTGGGCCCACACAGGTTTCTTTCGTCCTCAATTCTCTGTGAAATGAAGCAGGAGCCTAACTTTCAGGGCTTCTATGAAGGCAATAAGAGACACAGGAAAAACATTCTGAGAGAGAGTGGTTGCTTGTTCAGGGGTTCCGTTAGGCCTAAAGTCTGGAAAGTCAAACACctttaggtatttatttatttattttgtttggccttttgggtcacacctgtgatgctcaggggttactcctggctctgcactcaggaatcactcttggaggtgctcagggggccatatgggatgtcggggaccaaacccgggtcggccgcatccaaagcaaatgccctacctgttgtgcgattgctctggcccctcctttagGTATTCTCAAACATGCTGTGGTTCTATCACCTCCCCCTAGGACCCATCTCTGACCACTGAGCTTTGCCTACTGCAGGTGTTTCTCATTCGGCATTGGTGAAGGCGCCTCCACCAGCCTCATAAAAGGCATCGCCCGGGCATCTGGTGGCGCTGCAGAGTTCATCACGGGCAAAGACAGAATGCAGTCCAAGGTAGGGGCTGTGTGTGTTCTCAGCCAGGGTTCCCCCTGAGGTCCCATAACTCTGTGGGAACACTCCTCTCCCTACACAGGGTCCACATGTGTCTAGGGCCTAGGGAAATGGCAGCGACACTCAGCACTGGGCTGTCCAGACAAGAGGTTTGGAGCTTTCTTTGAATAACTCCTTTTATGGCCCATTTGCATGAGAAGAAATCCTTTAAATTGAGAGCATCTGGGCACAGCTTGGCTTTGGGGTAAAACTCACTCAAGGGAAGACCTAGGGAGACTGGAGGAGGCATCTCCTGTCTGACTTCCCACCTCTGTATTATTTCCCAAGGTTCTAATCCAGAGGGTGGGGGCTGCAGTCAGAGATAAAGGCCGAGGAACCAGTCTAATCTGCGCTGGGGCATCCTTTCCTCCTGCTCTCAGACCTGTGGCTTTAGCTTCTGTGCCTGTAAAGCCATAGTGATGAGGACGGTGTCTCACTTGCTGCAGGGTTCCAGTGCAGAAAAAAGGCACAGGGATAAACTGGCTTtatcttctctgctgcttctctttTTCCCACCAGGCTCTGAGGTCCCTGAAATGTGCTCTGCAGCCTGCTGTCGAGGGGGTCTCTCTGAGCTGGGATCTGCCCTCCGGACTGTCTGCTCAGCTGCTTTCCCCACCAGAGACGTCTGTCTATCAGGGCCAGCGGTTAATCATCTATGCCCAATTGTTGGGGACTATGCCAGTGAGTTTCCaggccaggggggtgggggtgtctcacTTTTCAGGAAGTGGTAACCCTTGCTTCCCGGCTCACCCACTCAGGCCTGGTCCTTGATTTCTCCTCACAAGTGTTCGTGCATGGGGCTGGGCAGCTGCTTTGATTCTAACGCCattccccctcttctctcttgtAGCCCGCGGAGGTGATGGGCAAGGTTTGCTTCAAGTACACATTCCAAGGCAAGAGTGTGGAGAATAAGGTGACATTTCCTCTACAAAGCCAGCTGGACCCCAAGTGAGAacacccctttcctcccctctctcgtCTGTGCCCCCATCTCTGTCCTCGATTCTATAGCCATGTTTTCCTCTCAGCTTCACTGTCCACCGCCTGGCTGCCAAGGCCTTCATCCAGGCCAAGGACACAGGCCGCTGGAGGATGAACGAGGCAGACGTGAAAACCATCATCCAAGCCAGCCTGGAGTGTGGAGTCATGAGCTCCCACACTGCTTTCATCGCCATCGACAAGGCCCTCAACCAGCCAGTTCAGGGATCTCTGGCTCAAAGGAACATCCCAACACCAATGTTCTTTAGTTGCCCCACCCCACAAGCAGTATGCTTTTTAGCTGGTGAGTTTGATCCCACACAGACTCAGATGGACTCGGGGTCCAGGATGGCATATCATTTTATGGGAGAGCTTGTGAAAGGTTCTCTATGGCATTGCCCCTTCTCTGCCTTGCAGCTAGGATTTCTGGCTGGTTCAAAAGCCTAGtacaaaagtataaaaatgtaataCAAAGTTCTATACAGCATGAAgcagaaagcacacacacacacacatataattagCCACTGAGTTGTCCTGTAGCATAAATTTAAAGCCGAGCATTCTGGTGGCGGACGGTAGAAAATGTGTGCTGACCACCAGGATGGCACCAGGACAGGTCCCTGGGGACTCATATCAAGTGAGAAATTCCCTGGGCAGGATCCTGAGGCTGAGAGACGTTAGTTCTAGCAAGGAGAGGTTAGATGGGGCACATAATGGTACCAATTTGAGTTTAaaagtatgtggtgtgtgtgtgtgtgtgtgtgtgtgtgtgtgtgagggtgggggaaagcagagcaatagtacagtgggtagggcgcttgatTTGCATGTTGCAAACCCAGGCATACCCTCCCACCCTCAATATTGGAGCTTAAATGCTCCTATCAAGCTCCTACCTCTGAAAATGGTCATGTcattaataatcataataatgtttttttaaaaggccCTAGCTAATCTAATCGAACCATTTGGCTCAGATCAAGAAGAAATCTCTAGTCCCACTGTCAATGACTGGGGGAAATCTGAAAAGGGGCAGGCACGGCACGCTTGCTCACCTGGAGATGAGGCTGCCGTTGTGTGTCTTGGCTCTGTAGACTGTTAATAGGAATGTCCACACAGAGGGCTCAGACTGCTGGTGACCAGATGGAGGCTGCTGAGGAAGAGAGGGTGAGGTCCAGGCCCGGGTCTGCTTATGAGACTTAGGacagcctccccacctcccagcccctatCCAACGAAAAACTTGAAATGAATTCTTAATGGAGGGGTAAGTTTTTGCGATTCTCACAGTCTGAGTGACTGAGTCAGATGTGAAAATGGCAGCAGGGACTCTGAGGCAGAACCAGATGAGCAGCTGTGGGCCCAGGCCCTCAcggggtctcatgatttcagccGCTCTATAGGGCAGTTTGGGGTGAGAATGGAGCCAAGCTTTGGCTCACATAACTCACGCTTGGGCTTTGGCTGGGTGGATGAGAGGGAAAGGAATCTAGCAATGTGAATCTGAGGGGTAAAGTCAAGAGCAAAGCAGAAAGGCCATGTGCTCCGAGGTAGCACATCTCTGAATTAGACAACTGAAGAACCAGACTTTGTGTTCACGAGGGGATTTGGGTTGGCGCAGGTGATCTGCCTGAGCTTCAAATCCTCTTTTTATGCCATACCTCGTGATGAGAGAGGTCTCAGCTTCATGGCCACACACAGCATTCTGCCATGGGACACAGTTGTTGGTGACAGAAGATTTAGTTTGAAATTAAGAGAAACTGCTGAAAGAAGTTTTCCATCATGAGTCACAGATTCCAGAGAGCACTGTGGAATGAgctccactgtgctcagggtggtAGAAAAGGCATGGAGGCTGCCATAGATGGAGACTGTGCATTTTGGATGGGCGGGTTCTAACCCATCAAATACCAATGGACCATCAATGGGAGCAGCTTTCCAGGGACTTTTCTCATCAATGTCTGCCCTTCACACAGGACTTGAACCAACGCTTTCTGATCAATTTGGTGAGAATTTTTTGATGAACTTTGCTGCTACGGGGAGGAAAAATTCTAGCTTTTTATACGAGGATGAAGAAGCTCCAATGAACTGGCTTGGTCGGCTTGGTCGTAGGTCTTCCCCAGAAGATGACCTGTTGGAAGAACAAGATGAAGAAGGTGAGTCTCACAAGCTCTCCCTGTCCTCTCAGCCCAGACAGGCCCTTGACAATGCCCTTCGGAGAGCCTGGTCACTTAAGCCACCACTCTGCACCCTCTGAATGGGCTCACCGATGTGGTGGATGCCTTCATGCCACCCTTTGGACAGGGCCAGTTTAGGTCCTGTACATCCCTCTCAGAACCAGTCTTTGTCATCCCCAATTACAAAGTGGCGATTCCTATGGATGATGACATTTTGAATAACAGCTGAGCTTTAAATTAAGGCAGTTGAGGGCCAGGTGTTGACTTGGACCCAGGCTGAGCCGTGTTCGAGCCCAACACCCTAGCCccagcgggtgtg
This region includes:
- the LOC101557328 gene encoding von Willebrand factor A domain-containing protein 5A-like, translated to MNCPCGLLTLKQEPVPLKSIAVSVSILEFVADVAATLNYENEETVPVEAFFVFPMDEKSAVYSFEALVDGRTIVAELRDKEKAHSEYEDALSQGHQAFLLEEDALSGDIFCCSVGNLPPGSRAALTLKYVRELALEADGALRYVLPAVLNPRYQLSGSPDNSLLSMQCPKAPEGSPPYTLSLAASIRSQHTIDRIQSNCSLSATKYLGNDRTSAEVSLADGHKFDRDVELLVYYREVHTPSVTVEMGDPTAKPDSLMGAPSAMVSFYPDIPETQTSKACGEFVFLMDRSGSMDCRMNKDSPQTRIEAAKETLILLLKSLPLGCYFNIHGFGSSYEAFFQNSVEYTQETMKEALKRVELLKADLGGTEILSPLEIIYRAPSVPGHPLQLFVFTDGEVTDTSRVIEEVRKNSSKHRCFSFGIGEGASTSLIKGIARASGGAAEFITGKDRMQSKALRSLKCALQPAVEGVSLSWDLPSGLSAQLLSPPETSVYQGQRLIIYAQLLGTMPPAEVMGKVCFKYTFQGKSVENKVTFPLQSQLDPNFTVHRLAAKAFIQAKDTGRWRMNEADVKTIIQASLECGVMSSHTAFIAIDKALNQPVQGSLAQRNIPTPMFFSCPTPQAVCFLAGLEPTLSDQFGENFLMNFAATGRKNSSFLYEDEEAPMNWLGRLGRRSSPEDDLLEEQDEEEPETDQLLELIMLQKANGSWELDDQLAAILGVSLPDMQTALTVKDVEPSCWATILAVTWLNTNGQGRKCEWELLERKAVAWIHSHSGSVLQTLVEAAAAFLKSSVDVAVFAL